The proteins below are encoded in one region of Macrobrachium rosenbergii isolate ZJJX-2024 unplaced genomic scaffold, ASM4041242v1 282, whole genome shotgun sequence:
- the LOC136838236 gene encoding zinc finger protein 436-like encodes MSLIKEEKDNLEEDLAENTDEGSLFEDNFLEVEAEPKYFHHSETDVNCSSQSIKYDVDSIKYDVNSPNCYEESEKKIIAGDNSHLDRAEDSCIPFVSCGILPSDNLCSETDKSNYKKLEVFSKRRNTARKRITCAECQKTFSQMCDLKSHMSTHTGEKPYSCSVCQKSFSLSSHLKTHMRTHTGEKPFTCSVCQRGYYHLSALKYHMRTHTREKPYTCSLCLRSFSSESYLKIHMRTHTGEKPYTCSICQRSFSQNSHLKTHMRIHTGEKPYTCSVCQGSFTSESYLKTHMRIHTGEKPYTCSVCQRSFSEASSLTRHMRTHTGEKPYTCFMCQRNFSRQSNLKTHMRTHTR; translated from the coding sequence ATGTCATTAATCAAAGAAGAGAAGGATAATTTAGAGGAGGATCTTGCTGAAAACACAGATGAAGGCTCTTTGTTTGAAGATAACTTCTTAGAGGTCGAGGCAGAACCAAAATATTTTCACCATAGTGAAACTGATGTGAACTGTTCGTCTCAGTCTATAAAGTATGACGTCGACTCTATTAAGTATGACGTCAACTCTCCAAACTGttatgaagaaagtgaaaagaaaataattgcaggAGACAATAGCCATTTGGATAGAGCAGAGGATTCTTGCATACCATTTGTATCATGTGGAATATTACCTAGTGATAATTTGTGTAGTGAGACTGAcaaaagtaattacaaaaaattgGAAGTCTTTTCAAAGAGACGCAACACAGCAAGGAAGCGAATAACTTGTGCTGAATGCCAAAAGACATTTTCACAGATGTGCGACCTGAAATCCCACATGAGTACTCATACAGGGGAGAAACCTTATagttgctctgtatgtcaaaaaagtttttcattatcaagtcatctcaaaacacacatgagaactcacacaggagagaaaccattcacttgctctgtatgtcaaagaggTTATTATCATTTAAGTGCTCTCAAATatcacatgagaactcatacaagagagaaaccatatacttgctcttTATGTCTAAGAAGTTTTTCTTCTGAAAGTTATCTCAAaatacacatgagaactcatacaggtgagaaaccatatacttgttcaatatgtcaaagaagtttttctcaaaATAGTCATCTCAAAACCcatatgagaatccatacaggagagaaaccatatacttgctctgtatgtcaaggAAGTTTTACTAGTGAAAGttatctcaaaacacacatgagaattcatacaggagagaaaccatatacttgttcagtatgtcaaagaagtttttctgaagCAAGTAGTCTCACaagacacatgagaactcatacaggagagaaaccatatacttgctttATGTGTCAAAGAAATTTTTCCCGTCAAAGtaatctcaaaacacacatgagaactcatactaGATAG